The Hordeum vulgare subsp. vulgare chromosome 4H, MorexV3_pseudomolecules_assembly, whole genome shotgun sequence genomic interval TTATATGTGAtaacatcaaccttcttccctttcTCTACCCATGAGTCAAAGAGCTTCATTGCTTTGTCCAGCTTCCCCTGCAGACACAGTCCATTCATCAAAGTGTTGCAAGTAACAACATCTGGCTTAAAGGAATTTTCGACCATCTTGTTGTGGAACTGGAAGGCATTCTCCAAGTCCCCTTCCTTGCAGTAGGCATGGATGATGATATTGTACGTGGTGTCATCTGGTACCAACCCCTTCTCCATGAGCTCATTCAACTTATCAATGGCCTCTTTCAACCTCCCCATTCTGCCAAGCCCCTTGATCAATGTGTTGTAAGTCGAAATACTTGGTGTCAACTTCCTCTGAATCATCTCATCCCAGAGACGCAGAGCAGGCTCCGGATTATACTCCTTGAAGTAGGCTGCCATCACTGTACCATAGCTGACTTCATCGGGCACAAAACCCCTTTGCGATGGAGACTGTAGCAGCCCTTGCGCCTCTTCATAGCGCTTCTGCTTGCATAGATTATATAGCACAGTATTAAGCGTGAAGGTGTCCAATTTGAGTCCCCTACCGACCATCTCATCCATTAGTGCAAATGCTTTGGCGACATTGCCAGCCTTGCAGTATGCATCAATCAACGTATTATACGTGATCACATCTGGTGCTAAACCTTCATCTGACATCTTCTTCAAACAGCCCAACGCCTCCTCCAATTCCCCATCCTTGCAAAGCCCCTTAATAATAATGTTATGCGTGAACAATGTCGGCTTCAAccccttctcacgcatttcctcgagCAGCCTCAGTGCATCTGACGAACGCCTCCACTTGAAGCACGCATCAGCGAGCGTATTGTAGGTCACTACATCAGGCAACAAAGTGTCGAGCCGCTCCATCTCATCCTTCAGCCTAAACGCCTCATCCACCTTCTCTGCCTGGCACAGCCCAGCAATGAGCACATTGTACGTCCACAGGTCAGGCTCCAGCCCGTTGGCCGTCATGGCCTCCAAGACCTTGGTCGCCTGCTTAATCCACCCGAGCTTTGCGTAAGCCGACACAAGGGTATTGTACGTCGGCCGCGTGGGCGTGATCCCCTCTTTCTTCATTCTCGCCAGCAGCGTCCTCGCCTCGCCGAGCATGCCCTTCCGACAGTGCGCGTGGAGGAGCGTGTTGTAGGTGACGGCGTCGGGGGAGAGGCCGAACCCCTGCATGGTGGAGAGCGTGGCGAGGGCGTCAGCGAGGGTGCCCTTGGAGCAATGGGTGTGCACGAGGAGGTTGAAGGTGTAGTGGTTGGGGTGGAGGCGGAGTGCGATGAGAGAGCGGAATGCGTCGAGGGAGGCCTGCGGGGAGGTGGAGGGGCTACGGGCGAGCGCGGAGAGGACGGCGTTCGCAGCCTGGAGGGAGGGGCGGACGCGGATGCGGCGGCGGAGGGAGTGGAGTAGCTGGGCGGCGAGGTGGGGGAGGCGGAGGCGGGAGTAGGCGCAGAGCGCGGCGTCGGCGAGGGGTGTCGAGGGGAGGTGGCCGAGGAGGTGTCGGTGGAGGTGGCGGAGCGGGTCGAGCGGGACGAAGGAGAGGAGCAGCGGGAAGAGGTGGCGGTAGGGGAGGACGGGGAGGAGCGGGATGAGGGAGGGGAGGCAGGAAGGCGGCGAGAGGAAGCTGCGGTAGGCGAGGAGCGGCTCCGGCGAGGCCAGCGCCGGGTTGGAGGCCGCGATGGAGAGCACGCGCGGGTGGTGGGAGGCGGTGAGGCGCGGGAGGTAGGCGGCCAGGAGGGTGGGCATGGGCACCGGGGCCGGCAGGCGGGACGCCGATACGAGCGCGTCCGCCACGGCCGCGACGAGCGCCGAGTCCGGGTCGGACCCGGTTGCGGCCGAGGCGGAGGTGGACGGCGGGGTGTCCATGGGGAGGTGGAGGGGCGGCGGACGGtgacggcgcggcgagggggagggGAAAGGAGGGAAGCGGGGAAACTGTGGGGAAGAGGGGACATGGTGTGGGCTGCCCTGCAGGCTGGCTGGGCTGTGGCCCAGCTGCGGagcagtgtgtgtgtgtgtgtgtgtgtgtgttttgatatcgGGAAATGCATGCTTGCCGGCTGATCTCTCTGGTAATGTTTTGATATCGATTCGAGTAAGAGCATCTCCATGTTTGGCCCCCATCATATCCTGGTGAAAGTTTTTTTTGGCGTTGCGTCGACACTATTTTTGATCGGGGCAAGCCGTGCTTTCAGATTTCAGCTCTCAGACGTCAacgttttcaattttttctttttcGTTGTCAAAAAAAGGCACGAGTTCGGCGATCATCATGCCAGAAGTCGATGATCAGCATGCCATAGTTCGTCGATCAAACACATCAATAGTTCGGCGTGATGCGGCTCCTCTGCCGCGGGACTGGTCGGGCTCGTCGGCGGCGTAGTCAGGCTGTTCGTCGTCGGCGTGGTTTCTGCGCTTGGGGCTGGGCGTCGCCGTTGTGTTCGCTGTTTGTGGTCGCTGTTGTGGTCATCGTTGtgggcgtgtcggaatgtgaggatccattcgtctacgtcggttcgtttgcttcacaaagtcattcttCTTCAAAGcgagatcacatgcaagatgatcatttccacagataccattactatcactgtcatgctagttgtttcgtttctatcgttatgtctcgctgcctgccatctgttaaatatcagccttccaacattgtcatgaaaaccttcaacctttctacaacctagcaaaccaatgattggctatgttgtcgcttgcttaaccatgtgttagaattgctagttgcaggtgcagttgcttccatgtgttagcaTGGGtcacttgttatatcaccctattaaatgctatttaatttaatgcacatatatacttggtaaaaggtggaaggctcagtctttctagcctggtgtttagtttcacctttgtcgccttagtttcggctaccggtgttatgtttcataaatgagcgctcctaacatgcttggggttgttatggggatcccctagattctcgttttgggataaagctcgtcaggcaaggcccaacatgttgaaaatatgtcctagaggcaataataaaatggttattattatatttccttgttcatgataagtgTCTATTATTCATtctataattttattaaccggaaaccgtaatacatgtgtgaatacataaaccacaacatgtccctagagagcctctagttgactagctcgttgatcaatagatggtcatggtttcctgaccaaggacattggatgtcattgataacgggatcacatcattaggagaatgatgtgatggacgagacccaatcctaagcatagcacaagatcgtgtagttcgtctgctagagctttcataatgtcaagtatcatttccttagacatgagattgtgcaactcccggataccataggaatgctttgggtgtatcaaacgtcacaacgtaactaggtgattataaaggtgcactacaggtatctctgaaagtgtctgttgggttggtacgaatcgagactgggatttgtcactccgtgtgacggagaggtatctctgggcccactcggtaatacatcatcataatgagctcaatgtgactaaggagttagccacgggatcatgtgttacgaaacgagtaaagagacttgtcggtaacgagattgaacaaggtatagggatacacacgatcgaatctcgggcaagtatcataccggtagacaaagagaattgtatacatgattgagtgaatcattgacatcgtggttcatccgatgagatcatcgtggaagatgtgggagccaacatgggtatccagatcccgttgttggttattggccggagaggtgtctcggtcatgtctccatggtttctgaactcgtagggtctacacacttaaggttcggtgacgctagagttgtaatgggaattgtatatgtggttaccgaaggttgttcggagtcccggataaggtcccgtacgtcacgaggagttccggaatagtccggaggtgaagatttatatatgggaagtccagtctcagtcaccggaaaggtttcggggtttattggtattataccgggaccaccgaaagggtaccgggggtccaccgggagggtccacctgtcctgGAGGGCCTCATGGGTcgaaagtggaagggaaccagcccgtgGTGTGCTGGTGCGAGCCAacagaggaggcccaaggcgcctagggcaaaaccctagggcgtgggggctgcctccctccgacttgggaggcaagccacccctagggcgccgccgccccctcctcctagggttgTCGCCgtccctcctagggtttcccttgggtggccggccccctctccctccctcctataaatagtgggggttttgggagggctgcacacaccttgAAACTCTCCCCttggcgcaaccctacctctccacctctcctcctccgtggtgcttggtgaagccctgctgagaaccacaagctccaccgccaccacgccgtcgtgctaccggagctctccctcaacttcttcttcactcttgctggatcaagaaggaggagacatccccgggttgtaggtgtgttgaacgcgaaggcaccgttcgttcggtgcttggatcgggtcaccacgagtacgactccatcgaccacgttcgtagtaatgcttccgctttgcGACCTTCAACGATATGAAGATGGtctccctctctcgttgttggtttctcctagtttgatcttggtgacaggtaggaaaattttgaattattactacgttccccaaaagtggcatcatgagctaggtttatgcgtagattctatggacgagtagaacacaagtggTTGTGGGcgattgatgacgagttgatggatatacttcttgcccctcgttggttaccccaagtggaaggtggagatgtagtcataagcaagtttcccttacacggagactataaggtttatcgaaccaggaggactccgaggatcaacaagtaggtgtccgctgctctggcgctagcagaagacgtggacctgcgcacacaacaaataactttggtcccaacaagtacagagaggttgtcaatctctccggccttgtagtttgcaaaggatcaaaacacaagcgggaatagtgatagtgattgtattgaaaaagtaaatgaaaacagtaaatggtggaggtgtaagcaatggtggtgagatggacctgagtcacatgatgttcactagtgatgtctctctcccaaaagacgataaacaactatgcttgggtaaacaaattacatctgggcaattgacagaattataaacgcatcgcaatgctaattatgctacttgaaagttagaggctcaatagtaataggcagtatgccaagacaagtagatcgtttattcatcggcatctacttactaatcatccaccttgagatatctattcagaacatctcgctggtattaagttgcgagccccacccaaagtgtaaactcaaagcaacgggcaactgcattaacaaactatgcgtaaggtaaacaatccttgcaaccgtggtcacaagcaccgttgttttctccctggtggcaacagcacatcccctagtttcatgtttctgccactcaagctagacatcatggggcatgaacccacaatcatgcataacgctccctcttggagttacaatctactacccggccaaagcaataaagagcaacggagaacatgcatgaatcactaaagaacataatataaaaggataatcaaatatataactcataacaatctgaacataatctcataatccatcggatcccagcaaactgagcatatcaatagcaggaaaattacatagatgtcttgatcatgtagggaagctcacaagggctaatcatggaagcacaagattggagagaagacatcacatagctactggtcatggactcgtggtccaaagaggactactcacggcacgtccgggaagcgtccatggcggtggagaagctcccggtggtcaatcctccctccggcagggtgccgggaagaggtctcctgacgctcccgatctcggaagcgctgcggcagcagaacaatggagaaattcatgattctggataTGCTCGAAGGGTTtctgatcggaggggtaaatgtaggccaaaggagggcgtcagaggaggtacggcccacccaggcggccagtGGGTGCGGCCATaggccaggccgcgcagggtggcctcctgggcagcccctctctcccctttggcccatcttcggtgatctggaagcttccgtcacgctgatttttatatatttttctcaggatttttggggctctcgaAATTTggataaaagcccgtgcaaaaaagacatcagcagacagaagctggcactgggtgcaccgagttagtaggttagtccaaatatatatgtgtaaaaagatataaaagtgtagcaaagcatataacaatgtcacccaaaagatcatggagcaagcagaaattatagacacgtttgggacgtatcaacttccccaagcttaattcatgctcgtcctcaagtaggtaaatgataacacaaataatttatgtggtgacatgctaacacacatataagaacttcaaagtaaagcaagtaatatatgcaattcaagtcaagacaataacaagcaagagtctatatttag includes:
- the LOC123449408 gene encoding pentatricopeptide repeat-containing protein At2g16880-like, translated to MDTPPSTSASAATGSDPDSALVAAVADALVSASRLPAPVPMPTLLAAYLPRLTASHHPRVLSIAASNPALASPEPLLAYRSFLSPPSCLPSLIPLLPVLPYRHLFPLLLSFVPLDPLRHLHRHLLGHLPSTPLADAALCAYSRLRLPHLAAQLLHSLRRRIRVRPSLQAANAVLSALARSPSTSPQASLDAFRSLIALRLHPNHYTFNLLVHTHCSKGTLADALATLSTMQGFGLSPDAVTYNTLLHAHCRKGMLGEARTLLARMKKEGITPTRPTYNTLVSAYAKLGWIKQATKVLEAMTANGLEPDLWTYNVLIAGLCQAEKVDEAFRLKDEMERLDTLLPDVVTYNTLADACFKWRRSSDALRLLEEMREKGLKPTLFTHNIIIKGLCKDGELEEALGCLKKMSDEGLAPDVITYNTLIDAYCKAGNVAKAFALMDEMVGRGLKLDTFTLNTVLYNLCKQKRYEEAQGLLQSPSQRGFVPDEVSYGTVMAAYFKEYNPEPALRLWDEMIQRKLTPSISTYNTLIKGLGRMGRLKEAIDKLNELMEKGLVPDDTTYNIIIHAYCKEGDLENAFQFHNKMVENSFKPDVVTCNTLMNGLCLQGKLDKAMKLFDSWVEKGKKVDVITYNTLIHAMCKDGDVDAALQFFADMEVRGLQPDAFTYNVVLSALSEAGRPEEAQSMLHKLTESGKLSQSFSSPLLKLSSVDETESAKDHKGNTEEETGGNPQDSALEADTKLLNELCTGGQFKEAKAILDEMMQKGMSVDSSTYITLMEGLIKRQKRQTHAAG